The Saccharomyces paradoxus chromosome XV, complete sequence DNA window AAACGTGATCTGAGATaaaacaggaaaaaaaaactttgacGGAAGTGTAACAAAAGATTCAAGCTGTGATAAAGTACTGTCGTCCTGATTATAGTACAGCGAAATATGGTAGAAGTGCTGCCTTGCTTTGAGGAAGGTTTCTAGGtttaatattatcttttttctttaacctTCCCATTACGTCAATGCTGTCAAAATCTATCAATGGAATAAAAACGCATATGCAAGCCTTCTTCGGCCCGCAACTTACTTTTCTGCAGAGAACAAACTACAGAAAAGCTTTCTACTTTAATTACCTGTTAAAACAATAATTAACTAATATGTAAATGTACATCTATCTACCTCTTTAATCTTTCCTCTTGTTATATTTCGAAACCGCGGTCTCTTAGTTGATGAACAGTCCAAATCCAAGTCGATGCCGCTTCATCCACATTATTGGAAACGTAACTCGATTTAGATTCTTTCCCCCCCGTGGTGAAGTACTTCCCGTTATCTTTTTCGACAGATAAATTTGGGTCCAATGCACACTTCAAAGAGGCCAGCGAGCCTTGCTCGTTTGAGACACCGAAGAAGAACCCTACGACCTGGAACAACAgccagaagaaaatacccACGATGGGCAATCTTGTCCAGTAACTGAACAGGTTTGTGTTCATCACCAAACCCGGGTGAACGGAGAGACAAAGAACGTCCGGGTATTTGATTGCCAACATCTTCGTGCATTGGATCAGCGCAGTTTTACTCACTGCGTATCTGAACCATGTGAAAAGCATGTTAGGTTTGTAGTCCCATGTCTTGCTCAGTTTCCAGTACATGAACTCTAAATGATGACCTATCGATGACAGAGAAATGACCCTGCCATGACAATGGCGTAGTAAAGGCAGTAATCTCATAGTGAAGAGGAAGTGGGAAATGTAGTTAGTCTGCAATTGAACTTCAAATCCGTCCTTCGTCATTTCTAAGGGCACCGCCATAATTCCTGCATTGTTAATAAGCACGTCTATGTGGTCTTCCAGCTTAAGAATTTTAAGCGACGCTCTCTCCACACACTTCAAGTCCGTCAAATCCAAATGGATATAGTGAAGTGATCCTAGACGCTGGATGCTTGGGCCTAGGCCTGGGCCGTTGTCATCTTCATGGCACCTCTTCTTTGCTTCTGCCAGTATCTCTTGGATTGCTTTCGAAATCTTGTGAGAATTTCTCCCACAAATGTAAACGACAAACCCATGTAAATACAGATGCAAGACAGTATACCAGCCAATACCCGTGTTTCCGCCTGTAACCACAGCAATCTTCCTATTCACCGCCGGATTGTAGTATGGCAATATTCGTGGGTCTAACATTCTTCCTTTGGCGTATGTCTTGTACAGCGGATACCTCTAATACCAATCAGGCCTACAACCATTGTCTTTCCCGTTCCTGCGAAGACAATAGAATGCATGCAGAGTGTATAATAGATTATACACCATACattatatgtatatatatatacccaTGTACATTTGGGTTacatttcttctcttcaattttttcatattacCCGCATATTCCGTTTTTCAATGCCCTATTAATATGCTTCAGGGTTTTATGATAAAAACAACGATAAACTAGGGCGCCCTATTGCATATGTTGGGTCTTAGAAGACACGAATGCCCGGTGGTTCAATACCTTTTTCGGAATATGTCAACAACACGAAACGCCAAAATTCGTGGCCCCTGCGGTACCTGAATCAGGGCCAAGAATTTTGGCGTTCTGTGCAGGAATGGCGTCTCCGCCGATTATGAAACTAAACAATCTAAACTATCGAAGGTGGTCCGAGTTTCTCGACAGATTTTTTTGACGATAGTGGGTGTCGTTCGAGGTATTTAAGTACTATAATATTTCCCCAACAAGCTTGTCCTTTCggtttttccttttttcttccttcattCTTTGgttctctttctttcaggtctttctttttctcttggcTTATTTtatctataaaaaaaaaggtttgCAAACGTTTAGGCAATTAGTTTGAAACAACATCCAATCAAGAGGTTTCTCGCGTATTTCTCTCATTTTTACCCCAGTTtactgatttttttttgctattTGAGCCATAGTACCCATTAATAGGTCTCGTCCATTcccttgttttttttttattgttttaaTTTTCACTACATAATTAAAAACCACATCACACTCACTCTCACCTTAGTCGttctttatcaacaaaaaaaaaatgtttcaCTCCGTTGCTCTTTTCGCTCTTTTCGCCTTGACAAGTTCTGTGTCCGCTATTTACTCGAACAATACTGCCTTCACCACTACCACTTTAGCGCCCAGCTACTCCTTGGAGCCCCACGAGACTACCATATCGTACGCTGACGACACCACCACTTTTTTCGTCACTTCAACGGTGTACTCCACGAACTGGTTCACTTCAACTTCGGCCACCATCACCAATGCGGCCACCTCCTCGGCTTCTGGATCGGCAGCACCAGAATACACCCATGAAATTACCTCCACCTCGACCATCACGTCCACTTTGCTGCTAACCCTTCATGACACCACTACCTTGGCTCCATCATCTACTGCAGTCAGTGTCAGTGATGAGGATTCGAACAACAAGGATGCGAAGGTTAGGTCCATTGACCAGGCTTCAACTTCTAACGGTTGTGTCCCAATCACAAAGTTTGTCACTGTGACCAATGAGCCCGTTACACAGTACGTTACAGTCACCCCAAATACGACTACTCAATATGTTACTGTCACCGGCGCACCCTCAGTTACCACTACCTCTCCAGGTAACGTACAATGGTACAACACTACCTCGATTACTAATTCGACCAGTTGGTGATTTATGAGTTCAAACGTGTCCTTTTaagttctttttgttttttttttgtatctGTATTGACAATTTCACCTCTTCTGTAACTGTATCCTTCTGCTACTTAAATACGTCAGTTTAAGTTCCAACTGGTATTTAATTTTCACtatcatttttctctcgtttatatatatatatacatggACATTTGTTTGTTaactggaaaaaataaaataaaatagaaagaCACTTCACTTAATTTGCTTTATGTAATAGTCGTCAAGTCATCTGAACATCCGTGTCCTTCTCAACGCTAATGGACTTTAAGAGTTCATTTGTCTTCTTCCTTATAAATGGGAATTCAAGAATGGTGGATAAATTACAGCTCACCAAGCACTCTGCTTCCGCTCCCTTCCCTACCTGAACCAAAACCTCACACAACTTAAGCAACAATATCACACATCGCAAAGGATTTCCTATCTCTTTGTATTTGTCAATTAATTGCATTATCTTCGGCAAACCCCTTATCCCTACATTACATAGAAGCAAAACGTTGAtactttcaatttcaaatttgaatctCCAGTTCGAATCCGCTACTTCCTCACAGCattctttgatatattgGTTAATTAGTCGCATACTCAGGTCATAATCACCTGTCCTGATCAAGTATTTCACTCttaaatatttaaaatttaTTTGCTGGGCGTAGTCTAGTTTCAGTGACTCtgatttcaaaagatatTGTTTgacttttgaaaaatcatcttcttcaagtgCCTTAAAAGCTGCTTTTATATCTCGATTGATGACAGAAGAGTCGTGATTTCTCAgcgaagaagaggatgtTTGAGATATGAATTTCTCATATACACCGGATATGGATTCATATCCCtgttctttccaaaatttcatttcatAATCAACAAGACTTTGGAAGAGATCGAAGTTTTGAGAAGGCACATTCTGCAAAGTGATAGCCATAAATTTCAGAAGTGAGCTAGAAACATCAGCAGTTTTGGATTCTTTCACCATAGATAACAATGTTTCAAACTTGTAAGCGCTACTGAATATATTGGCATCTTCCACGTCTGAACTATTTTTCAGATATTTTATAATCTGTTCCACTGTAATGTAGAATCTATTGGCATACTCCGGGTGTACCTCtataaaatttattatcCAGATCATGATCAAATTCAACGTTTCcatatctttattttcccTTGCGATTCTCGTGGCTTCCtcaaaagaatttattgCTGCATCACACTCATTAAAACTTGAGTGGAAAGTTGCAAGGGACAACAAAGATATATGGAAGTAATTTTGAGAATTACCTGTAGACTTGTAATCAAAATAATTGTGTAGTGAATCTAGCGCGATTTGATAACTGTTTTCCTTAATAGCTTCCAGATACTTtaatataaaaatcaaaggaAACTTTGTGGCATCGTTCAATGAAAGCGTATCTAACATGTCAAAAACTAGTTGGCGTTGTTCTTCATATGATGTGATGTCCCCTTCTTTGCGGCCGTTCGAATTAAATTCTGTAGTATTTAACCAATCCACAATTTGGCGGTTAACTATTGATTGTAAATGCTGGATGGAAATCAATGTCCCATTAATTTCTTCGTTCATTGTTTTCGAATTACCGTCGTTACAATCATCaaagttttggaaaaattccACCATCTGTTGATCCTCCACCGAGATCTCATCGTTAGCAAGAAGACAgttttttactttttgaatatgAATGTTATCTTTGAACTGTTGCCATAGTGGAGTTTGCTTAAATGcagttttgaaattttgtaGGTTTATCCAGATCGTCTCCCtcatttcaaaatcacCAAATTGATACTTGCGTATACAAGTTGACAAAAACGTTCCCAAGAAACTTGCTCTTGTCATTTGTCTCCTAGTTGATGTTGTGCGCACTTTCATCGACCTGTAGTTATTAACCAAACAATTCTTTTCTAAATCCATCATCAATCTGTTTATTGAATCCAGCCCATTAATTGCCTCTAAATAACCCATTAATGTCAGAGCTATTTTGTTACCATCTCTGTCATCTAATAGCATCCTTATTACGTTTTCCAGTATAGGAAGTATAGGAGGTGGAACAACAGATGAAGGTCGTAAATTGCTATTATCCTTGAGCAGGGGGTTCCATTCTATCGAAGGCCTCGTGGGGGATATTAATCGAAGAAATACTTCTGTCGGTACCGCTATACCGTTATCTT harbors:
- the ENV9 gene encoding Env9p (Protein proposed to be involved in vacuolar functions~similar to YOR246C); translation: MLDPRILPYYNPAVNRKIAVVTGGNTGIGWYTVLHLYLHGFVVYICGRNSHKISKAIQEILAEAKKRCHEDDNGPGLGPSIQRLGSLHYIHLDLTDLKCVERASLKILKLEDHIDVLINNAGIMAVPLEMTKDGFEVQLQTNYISHFLFTMRLLPLLRHCHGRVISLSSIGHHLEFMYWKLSKTWDYKPNMLFTWFRYAVSKTALIQCTKMLAIKYPDVLCLSVHPGLVMNTNLFSYWTRLPIVGIFFWLLFQVVGFFFGVSNEQGSLASLKCALDPNLSVEKDNGKYFTTGGKESKSSYVSNNVDEAASTWIWTVHQLRDRGFEI
- the SRL1 gene encoding Srl1p (Mannoprotein that exhibits a tight association with the cell wall~similar to YOR247W); the encoded protein is MFHSVALFALFALTSSVSAIYSNNTAFTTTTLAPSYSLEPHETTISYADDTTTFFVTSTVYSTNWFTSTSATITNAATSSASGSAAPEYTHEITSTSTITSTLLLTLHDTTTLAPSSTAVSVSDEDSNNKDAKVRSIDQASTSNGCVPITKFVTVTNEPVTQYVTVTPNTTTQYVTVTGAPSVTTTSPGNVQWYNTTSITNSTSW
- the APC5 gene encoding anaphase promoting complex subunit 5 (Subunit of the Anaphase-Promoting Complex/Cyclosome (APC/C)~similar to YOR249C), whose translation is MSEYGPLGITNFITPYDLCILVLIHVHSSQDNGIAVPTEVFLRLISPTRPSIEWNPLLKDNSNLRPSSVVPPPILPILENVIRMLLDDRDGNKIALTLMGYLEAINGLDSINRLMMDLEKNCLVNNYRSMKVRTTSTRRQMTRASFLGTFLSTCIRKYQFGDFEMRETIWINLQNFKTAFKQTPLWQQFKDNIHIQKVKNCLLANDEISVEDQQMVEFFQNFDDCNDGNSKTMNEEINGTLISIQHLQSIVNRQIVDWLNTTEFNSNGRKEGDITSYEEQRQLVFDMLDTLSLNDATKFPLIFILKYLEAIKENSYQIALDSLHNYFDYKSTGNSQNYFHISLLSLATFHSSFNECDAAINSFEEATRIARENKDMETLNLIMIWIINFIEVHPEYANRFYITVEQIIKYLKNSSDVEDANIFSSAYKFETLLSMVKESKTADVSSSLLKFMAITLQNVPSQNFDLFQSLVDYEMKFWKEQGYESISGVYEKFISQTSSSSLRNHDSSVINRDIKAAFKALEEDDFSKVKQYLLKSESLKLDYAQQINFKYLRVKYLIRTGDYDLSMRLINQYIKECCEEVADSNWRFKFEIESINVLLLCNVGIRGLPKIMQLIDKYKEIGNPLRCVILLLKLCEVLVQVGKGAEAECLVSCNLSTILEFPFIRKKTNELLKSISVEKDTDVQMT